TTATTCTCCGGTGAAAACCAGAGAAACGAAATGGATACTTAAATGTAGTGGTCGAGCTTGCTCGACATTGATTATTGCAGAGTAAACTCTGCCACTACAATTTGCTGTAGTGGTCGAGCTTGCTCGACAATTTAAAGCGCAAACCCTGAAATAAATTCAGGGCAGGCTCTGAAGGTTTGCCCTACATTTTATCGCAACCCGAAGGTTGCGCTACATTCAATAGAAAGACCATGCGCAGGCTAAAGCCTGCGGCTACCATTTTACGGGCTATGACACAGGCTCTTCAGGTATGCGTTATTTCCATCCAAGGCATGGACAATATTCCTTATTAATGCTTTGACAAATCCTTATGGATAGATATAATTATCTGTGCAAAAGTCAAAATTTAATCTGTGGTATATAACACTTATCCTTATTTTTGCCCTTGTCTTTTGTCTTTCCCTGCGCAAGATCTATGACACCGATATCGGCTTTCATCTCCGGGGTGGAGAATGGATGCTCACCAATAAATCGTTTCACCACTATGACCAATTTACTTATACCGTGCGCCATCACGAATATATCGCAATGTACTGGCTCTATCAGATAATTTTATTTTTTATCTTCAAAATTTTCAGTGCGGGTGGTATATCAATCTTCAACACCATTTTGATTTTAATCTTTTTTGTTTTATTATTTTTACGCCTGAAAAATGCCTCAATCCCTATCTGGTTGATATGTATTTTGATTCTGACGAGTCTTTTTTCATTTGAGATTAGATTCGGGGTGAGACCCGAGATATTTACTTATATTTTTATGGTGCTGATGCTACTCATCCTTGACCTCTTTTACTTCCAAAAAAAGAATCTTCTCTTTCTCTTACCCATCATCCAGATGCTCTGGGTAAATTTTCATGGACTATTTATCCTCGGCTGGGGAATTCTGTTTTTCTATCTCATCACCACATTTTTTAATGAAAGACCAAAATTCAAAGAATTACTAAAATGGACTATGTTCTCCGTTTTCATTTCGTTTTTGAATCCTTATCATATCAAAGGCATTTTATTTCCATTCTATCTTTTTACAAGGCTCCAAAATTCAAGCGTCTTTAAGGATGCAATAACCGAATTTGCTTCGCCCTTCTCGGCACGGGGATTTCTCCTTACATCGCATTCTGCACTTTTTATCTATTTCTTATTTTTAGCCTCGTCAATTTTTTGCCTGATTGTAAATCACCGCAAAAAAAGAATTCATGAATATCTCCTTTTCTTTACCTTTGGTTATCTATCGGCTACCGCGGTGCGTAATATACCTTTATTTATGATTGTGGCGATACAGATTATCGGGAGCAGTATTAACGAACTATTACCGGCGCTGAGAAAATTCTTAAAGATACCACGATTTTTAGAAAAAGGCGCAGCTTTGATTATATCAATATTTTCAATTCTCTTCGCTCTTCACATTATAAACAATGGCTATTATGCCCAGCGGGGTGGCGGGAAATTTGGCATCGGGTTTGACCAGGAAGTCCAACCCATTAAGGCCTGCGAATTTATAACCAAAAATGGTCTTAAAGGCAGAATTCTGAATGACCTGAACCGGGGAAGTTGGTTGATATGGTCGGTCCGCGAGACGGTTTATATTGACGGTCGCCTTGAAGTTATGAAAGAGGAATTATTCAAAGAATTCCATGAAAGTCATCAACCCGGAGGAATAATCAAACTCATTGAAAAATACCAACCTGATTTAATAATCTTTGATTATTCCTATCCTGAAGCATTCGTCTGGGATATTGATTTAGAAAATTCACCAGAGTGGGAAATCATTTACTGGGATGAAACCTCGGTTATATACGCAAGAAACGGTTATGCTGAACAATTTAAACCATTTGTTATTTCTAATACAATAAAGAATTTAGGAATTGATACTCAGTTAAATGAGCAAGAAATATGGCAGATATTGCGCAAACCTTCAAAATCTGGTTTTGTGCTTTTTTTTGAAAGTCTTTATAAAAAACAAACTTATCCAGTAAGCTTAACAAAACTGGCATTCTACACTTCAATAAAACTGGATTTTCCAACCGCCGAAATTCTCTATTTGAATGCTTTAAAGATCGCCGAATATCATCGTGCTGAAATATATTTTCGCCTCGGACTTATTTACCATTTTATGCAAAAATTTGATAAGGCAGAATACTGCTATAAGAGGGTTTTGCGCGAAAATCCTAAACATAGAAATGCCCAGGAAATGTTGAATCTACTGCGGCAAGGATTACCACCGGTGAGGTAATAAATTTTTAATCAATAACTTCACTGATTATTCCGCCTCCTAAGACAATATCATTTTCATAAAATACTACAGATTGTCCCGGGGTTATTGCCCACTGAGGCTTTTCAAAACATACCCTTGCCCGGTTGCCCTCAAAAGAAACCTCTGCTGGACTGAGTTGTGCCACATATCTGGTCTTTGCCAGCACCTTTATTTTTTTACTGAAATCCACCGGAACGACAAAACTCAGCTCATCGGCAATCAGCATTCTTTTATATAGATCCTGTCTTTTCCCCACATAGATTGCATTATTTATTGGATCGATCTTTAGCACATAATAAGGTTCTTTATCGCTTATCCCAATCCCTTTACGCTGTCCCCAGGTGTAATGGAAGATACCTTTGTGTTCACCGATTTTCTTCCCATTTTTGTCATAAATCGGTCCTTTTTTCTCTTGAATAACGCCCCTCAAATATGTCGTATAATCCATATCAGGCAAAAAGCAAACATCCTGACTTTTTTTCCTGTG
This genomic interval from candidate division WOR-3 bacterium contains the following:
- a CDS encoding tetratricopeptide repeat protein encodes the protein MQKSKFNLWYITLILIFALVFCLSLRKIYDTDIGFHLRGGEWMLTNKSFHHYDQFTYTVRHHEYIAMYWLYQIILFFIFKIFSAGGISIFNTILILIFFVLLFLRLKNASIPIWLICILILTSLFSFEIRFGVRPEIFTYIFMVLMLLILDLFYFQKKNLLFLLPIIQMLWVNFHGLFILGWGILFFYLITTFFNERPKFKELLKWTMFSVFISFLNPYHIKGILFPFYLFTRLQNSSVFKDAITEFASPFSARGFLLTSHSALFIYFLFLASSIFCLIVNHRKKRIHEYLLFFTFGYLSATAVRNIPLFMIVAIQIIGSSINELLPALRKFLKIPRFLEKGAALIISIFSILFALHIINNGYYAQRGGGKFGIGFDQEVQPIKACEFITKNGLKGRILNDLNRGSWLIWSVRETVYIDGRLEVMKEELFKEFHESHQPGGIIKLIEKYQPDLIIFDYSYPEAFVWDIDLENSPEWEIIYWDETSVIYARNGYAEQFKPFVISNTIKNLGIDTQLNEQEIWQILRKPSKSGFVLFFESLYKKQTYPVSLTKLAFYTSIKLDFPTAEILYLNALKIAEYHRAEIYFRLGLIYHFMQKFDKAEYCYKRVLRENPKHRNAQEMLNLLRQGLPPVR